The following is a genomic window from Lagenorhynchus albirostris chromosome 2, mLagAlb1.1, whole genome shotgun sequence.
GCATGCTGGGTACTACCGTGTCTACACCTATTCACAGGTATCCTCTCTCCCTGACTCCCCCTCCCTACTCTCGGCCAAGATATCATGGATCTAGCTGGACCAGGTAAGGAATGGCAAGGTCACTGAGGAATTGTGCTGGGTGGAGGAAAGTGagttgtggggtggggggtgggaaaaaggtataagaatgaaaacaactcACATAGTCATCAGTGGCGTCTTTAACAGCTGTGATTGTGAGGACAAGAACCAAAGGCACAATGGTGGTGAACCAGGAGAGGGAGGAGATCTGTGGGATCaactgaaaaaaggaaagagaaggcatGCTTCCGAGGCCCCGTCCTCGTTTCCCCTAGACCTTTCTCTTCCTTGACTTTATATCGCTTTGTGAGTTGCAAAGGGTTTACCGCAGGTCACTTACCTGCAGAATGAGAAGGAACAGGAAGTAGGTATTGGCAACTTCCTGGAACTGCTCAAAGAGGTTGACAGGCAGGAAGGTGAGAATATTGTACTTGGAGGTCTTGATGCAGTTACTCTGTGGCAGTGGGAGAGAAGATAATGAGGCAGCCTCCAACCCCAACCCAGAATGAGACTGAGGCTGCCTCCTCCGTCCACACTTTCCAAACCTCTGTCCCCAAAAGCCAGTGACCAGAGGTGTGGGAAGgcgaaagaggaggagggaagagagtctCACAGGGTCAATGTATCCTGCTTCACTGACAGGTGAAGGCCATGAAAAATTCAGCACACAGCAGGTGGAGAGTGGCGAGGAGgctgccttcccctccctcaaGCACTCTCCCAGCAGTCAGCCCTGTGTCCCAGCCTAGGACAGAGGGGATGCACCTTTCCCCTTTCTGACTCAGGAGGAGAGCACAGGTGGTCTAGAGCCACTTACCGCATACTGGAATCTCTCATTGTATTCTCGGTCATTGGCCCGCgccctcctttcttcttctgcaaCAGAATGATGCTGCAGTCAGGAGCAAACTGAGGCCTGGCCCAACACCTTGTCAGGCCCACCCCACTCTATGGGTTTTCCACTGAGGGGCCTTGGTTCCTTCCACAGCACACAGTTTTTAAGGAGTTAGCACCACACCTGAGGTGCCACTAAATTCTTCCCTCTAGTCCACCTCTCACCACCAGCCTGACCACTGGGCTCTGCAGGTATTACATTCTCAGGACAAGATGCCTTCTCCTTTCCTCACCAACAACCATCAAGGTCTTCCACTGGGGACGCTCAGTTTCTCTCCCCCATCCCTTTAATTAATGCTGTAGGAATTAACGGCATTGGGTATCTCCAGAGGAACAGTAGCTGAAGACACTAAGCTTCCTTCTCCTGGAAACCCCTGCAGATCAAGCCACGGTACTGCCCTCCTCCTAACCTAGTGGGTGGGGTGGGTCGCAAGACAGAGGGTCACTGTGCCCTGGAACTGCTCTGCGGCAGCATCCCAGCCCCACGTGCAGTCCCCCCTACAGAAGCCTCTGCTTGTCACATGTCATCAGCAGCGGCTTCTGACTGGCCCACAATGACATCATCTTATTTCAAAGCTCATCTTCAGTATGAGCTGAAGGGGGCTGGTCAGGGATATGGGTCATGCAGACTgagacagaaatgaaagagggaggaATGGGATGTAGTTGAAGCAGTTGCTCTCTAACCGTAACCTTTCTTGTGCCATCTGCACATATCTCCCCTAAAAAACACATCTGTCACTGAGTGACAAATGAACTACACCTATTCTGAACACCCACAGATCTGGGACTGCAGGCACCAAGTTCAGGTCCCAGAATATGGGGCTGTCCTAGGAAGTGTTCTCCAGCCCATCTCCCGTGGTCAGGACCATAGGCTGAAAAAGGGGGTACCCTGGTTAGGCAGTAAACATAATGCAAACCGGTCCTGGAGCCAAAGGCAGCATTCCAGACGccttccctcaccccctcccaagCCCCCTGCAGAGCACACTGCAGTAACAAAAACCTCAGACCGAAGCATCCTCTGCCTACCCAGAGTGCTCCTTCCCTGCGTGGTCACTTTACTCCCAAAACTTCCCCAGAGGGGACCCCTCAGGCTGAGTGACTGTGCAGTCACCAAAGACCATGCAAAAGGAGAGGCAGGGACCAAACGCTTCGGAGTCAGGATCTCTGAGTCTGCAGAGGACAAGGGAAGGCTGGGGGAGGCCGGGGACAAGCGAatgtgagggaggaagggggtaAATTACGGGCTCGGGAGAGCTGCCAGTCGCTGCCTCCTGTTACCTGTCCCCCAAGAGGGCTTCTTTCGGCTCCAGGAGGGGGGAGCCCCGGCCCGGGCCCACTTCTCGGGCATCTCCTTGGGGACCGTCATGATCCCAGTTTGAGCGGGGGAAGGGCGGGCTGTCTGTCGGTCTGTCCTCGGCCTCAGCGGCTCCGATGGGACGGCCCCCCAGGGAGGCACCGGAGCTGCGGCAGCTCAGAGTGGAGCCCCGGCCGTGTGGCGCGCGCCCCACCTGCAGCCCCGGCCATCCTCCCGGCCGCCCGCACCCAGCGACGCCGCGCGCTCTGCTGCGCCACCGCCGCCCCCGATGTCCCCCGCGGACGCCAGCGCGCTCTGAGTGGCCCCGGACACGACTTGCACTCCCTGggctccgcccccgcccgctCCCCCGACTGCAGGGGTAGCAGCCTGCCAGCGCGCCGCGTAGGCGAAAGCCAGCACGGAGTCCCGCCTCCCTCGGCCCGGCCAATGCGGGTGAGGGGACTGCCAGCGTTGTCCGGGGCAACCGCTTTCATCCCAccgcctcccccccccacccccgccctcagGAAAACAAGGAGGACCTGGCCTTGGATGGGAAAATGAGGGGAGGAAACGAAGTGCGAGGACGGAGAGGAGATGGTGGGAACACAACACCCCGGGCTCCCCAGACCACAGAATAGGAGCTCCAGGTGCCCCAAGATAAGAGTCTATGTGtttgggggtgaggggcaggcacTCAGCACCCTCCTGGGGAAGAACCCAGCTTAGGGAATCAAGGCGAAGAATTCGGTTTCCTAAGGCTCCCCCCAGGATGGATAGGGGCTGCAATCTACCCTCCTTCAGGCTCATTACCTGTCGTCCCTCTTCCTTTGCTCCCTGAGTCATAATAACACCCACTCTTGATGGTCCCAGGGATTCCCCCCGACCCCGCCTCCTGCCTGTCTTACCTGGGGGGCGCTTTTTTGCACACAGTGCCATCTCACCCAGCAAGGTCCCAGCAATCCCATGGGAGACCCTGCAGGAACGTGACATATGCGTGAGGTCAGGAAACTGAGGGTAACCTTCATTCCCCTTTTCAGACTCCTCCTGAGGGTTTTCTTCCCCAGTTCtgaccttgcccctcccccagccttcccCACTAACTCCACAGCAACACTCTGCTCTTACTGCCCTGATAGGTCCCTGAGAAAGAAGAGGGAACTTCCCCACCACCTCCCCCAATGCCTCTGCCTTGGATAACATGAGGTGACTGACCGTTTACAAAAACCAAGACCTGCTGGGAAAGGAAGGGGGCAAAGAGAAGAGGCCAGATATTGACCGGAGGGGCACAGCTCTCAAGGTGCCCATCCCAGGGACAATGGATGCCCCATGTGCCCTCCTGGTGGCAGTGAGTGGGTGCCTGTGTTTACTGGAAAGCAGAATTTCCACTAAAGGGTGGGGTTGAGGGAACATGAGCCAGGAAACACCTGGCAGAGCATCAGGAAACAGGGTGGGCAGGCCCCACCCTTCTCAAAAAGCTTATAATCTTCCCATCCCCCCCCATTACTGGGGCTTCCAttatcacctcctccaggggAGCTCACTTTAGAGGCCTGGCCTTCACTTCCTGCACACAGTCCCCATACCACTTCCTCTCAGTCTGGGTTAGCCGCCCTTCTGGGCCAGCAAAGGGGTCTTTTCAACCCTGCTGGGGAGTCatccctatctctctctctctcaccccaaGCCTAGTCCAGTCAGTCTGGCACTGGGTGAAAGCTCAGGGAGCATCAGTCAGATGGACCTCTGCTTCTTTCTATCTCCCCATGTCCTTCCTTTCCCCCAAAAAGGTAAAAGCCCTGGCCTATAAGACAGGGTCACAGAGCCTCATCCCAGCTTAGCTCAAAGGAAGCTGCCAGCCAGGTCCTGGGTCCTCTTGTCCACCTCCTCTTTCTTTGTCTGGGTGGAAAGCCTTCCTACCCCTTGGTTCCCCTGTCTCCAGCCTCCTGGGAACACCCTGCCAGCCTGTCAGCCCTAAGAGATACTAATTGTCTGTCTGCCCAGCCTCTATAATTACACACTATGGCCAAGGCCCTGTCACCCACACCAATTCTTCGTTCACTAAGCCGGACTCCCTTCCTGAACCCCAGTCAGGCATATACCTAGAGCCAGaagtccttttcctctctgaccctccccaaccctggcaaccaagggaagaagaaaaacctcATCCACGTTTTCGAGATGCCAAGCCTTCCTACAGGGCCCCCAGCCAGGGTCTCCACCCAGTCTAGGGTCTGAGTCATAGGAGGGTGGGGCATGGAGAGGTTAAAAGAGAGGATGCAAGGGTGGGCATCACAAGTTCCATAGCCAGCCCCGCCCTCAGGGAGGGAGGCAATCAAGAAACACTATCAGCCTGAAGATCTGGGTTTGACTCCTATGAAAGAAAGAGTTAATGAAGGAGCCGCACAGGCTGTCAGGAGTCTGGACACCTACCAGGAAAGTTGTTTTACCTCTAAGACCCTGGGGAGACTGAAAGCTGGCTGGCCCCAGACTTCATCCCCTCTGGGGTGCCATAatagggaaggaaagggaggggtgAGACCTGGGAACAGGGACCCTCTCTCACTTCTCCTTCCCAGTCTCACACAGCCTGGGTTTTCTGAGCCCAGGCCCATTAGCCACGTGGCTCTGCCCCGtcaccctgccccagccccctctGCAGCCACATTTGGGATAAAAATAGCCAGCTCTGGGAAGAAGGCAATGCTCCATGGAGGAAAACGGCTCCTCCTCTAGGCCTGGCCCCTGCTCCCCTCCAGCCCAAACCCAGGAAGACTGACCCCTTCTTTTAGAGGAAGCTGGCAGGGATATTTATGGGCAGGtcagggaaacagaagagaatggAATCGAAGACCCCCGGCTCCCTTGCCACCAACGCCTGGCCACTTTCCATGGCCAAGGACAGAACCCAGGACTCTCCCCCAGCTCTGGACTCCCAGAGCTAGCACCTCGCCTTGCACCCTTGGTCTTCCTCATGCACAGAGACCTCCACCTTACAGAGACAACGCCTACCACCCCCAAACTCCCTTCTCCAGGCACCCAAACCCTCGGACCCCAGGTACTCCCCTCACCCCCACGACTCTGGCCGGTTCTCCCCTCTCCGCTGCTCCATAAGCTTCTCCTCCACACTCCCGCGCCCCTTTGCTGGTCTCCACGCGCCCCTTCAGcaccccaccctcccatcctGCGGACGGCCTCCCGAATCTCCCCCACCCTTAGGCACCCAACACCATCTTCTCTCCAATCATCCACTCCCCCTCCTCCGTCTCACCGCAGCTCCGACTCCCTGTCCCCTGTCCTCCCCTGCCCacaccccccgccccggcccctccAGTCCCGAGTCCGCGTCCGCAGCAGcatctccccctgccctcccgGCCCCGCGCTCCTGGGCTGCTACCCCCGCCTTGCCAAACCTCACCTCAGCGCTCAGCGCTCGGCGCCCGCCCCGGCGGCCACGTCCTGCCCATGccgggggctggggcggggggcgcTCGGCTCAGCTCCCCGCGGGCTCCCGCCCCCCCAGCTGCAGCCCCTCTCCCCCCAGGGCCTCGGCCCGCTACTTTGTGTCAGTTTCGGCCACGGCGGGGCGGAAGTGACGGAGGTGGCGGGAGAGggcggggggcgggagggggttttggggagggatgagggagagggaaggcggGAGCCGCCATCTTTgtgcggggcagggggagggtctTAACCCCTCTGATGCTCCTCCGCAGTGTGAGGCCGCTATCCCCGTCCCAACCACTCTCCGATCCATCcccggtcaaaaaaaaaaaaaaaaaagtctggaggCGAGATAgcgctgagattttttttttttttggaaaaaaaggaaacagaagaacgCTGTTTATCTGCTAATGTGTGAGAGACTTAGGGGAGCGGTGAACGACGAGAATTTTCCTCCGCACCAGCTTTCTTTACCCCTACGCTCATTCCCTCTGTTCCTTCGCCTTCTCTCCTCGCCCTGGCTCATCTCACTGTTCACCCTCTCCTTCAATGACACAGCCCGGAATGTCTAGGTATTGGGTCAGTGCGTCAGTTTCTCCCGCTTGCTCTCCCAGTCTCCAGGCGCTTGCATGCCTGTGTTCCTCCGGCGGccctcccttttttcccccaccaCGCCCCCTTGGTGGAGGCGGCTCCCCGTACCCCTAATTACTATCTGCGGGGTGCGAATCTCTGCGAGGCGCCCCAGTGAGCGGAAAGGCGGGCGGCGCTGAGGTTACGAGAGCAAGGAGTCAGGCAGTGGGGACCAAGCTTTGGAGGAAGTTCCCTGGGTTATGCCCCGCACTAGATGGTCAGCCCCCACGATCCTGCGGATTCCCGCAGCCTTCCCAATCCGGGTTCCAGGGTGCGCACCCTCTGGCGGCTACTTTGAGGAACTGCGTTCCTGGAAGTCCAGGGTCCGAAAACCTGCCTGGGCAGGAGGCGATGAAAAGCCTAGGTCCCTTACCTGATCCTCTTCAATTCTCCCTGTCCAGGCATCCTCCCCAGTTTAGGAGGAAGCGATGCCTAGATGAGTAAACGGAGAAGCTGCCCAGGGCCTGGTGTACTAATAAAGAGAACAAACATCTTGTCACCAGGCATGGGTCTCTGGCCCTCTTCAGTGTCCATGAGGGAGGTGAGGACTGTCATGTCAGAATCACAGCTTACTCTCCTGCACCTGAGTTGCGGCAGGACTTTCCGAGGCTGAGGCTTCAGGTTGGGCACACTCTAAATCCTGAGCTGGCTCTGAGTGTTCAGGATGGTGCAGAGCCACCAGCCACTAGTGTGTGGCTGTGCTAAGTGTGGCCCTCCCTAGAGGGCCTACCACCAGCCATTGCCAGCGCTACAAGAGAAGATCAGAAGGGCGATATCAGGGTGAGTCCCTTAGGCTTCCCTCTGAAGGACTGGCGGTAGTAGTAAGAGAACTCCCTAAAGCAGTTCCTGGGGTGATAGACACCAGAAAGAAGGTGTCTTGGCACCAGAGCATAGCACTTAAAGAGGAGACTCCAGGAGAGCTTGGTCCAGCCTCTTGCCTTAGGGAATTATCCGAATATCTGTGTTTTGTTGATGAGATTACTAATGTCCAAACAGGTAATGTGATGTGCCCAAGAACACAACCTCTAAATGTCACTGTTTCAATGAAAAGagtggagggggaggcaggggacaaaagagaaagggagaactTGGGTTTAGAGGAGGTTCACTGTCCTAAGAGGCCAAGAGAACTATTTAAAAGGAAGATCTGGGGACCAAGGCTTAGAGCCTTTAGCAGAGGGATGAGTGGAAGGACAGCACCAGGGCAGGCCGTCTCTCACCTGAAGACTTCAGGGCCCCAGCCAGCCACGTAGGTGAAAAGCCGTGGGTCGAGGTCCCAGGCAGGGTTGATTGGGAACCCACAGCTGGCACCCATGGATAGCCTGATGGCCAGAATCAGCAACCCCACTACCACAGGCTCCACACTCGCAGGCACTCCCTTGTTCCGTGTGTCCAGGATGGCTAAGATCCCCACAATCAGCATCCAGGTGCCCAGAACCTTGGAGTGGACAGAGGCAGAGGGGCTCCCATCCGCTGTCAGGTGCTCCATCTGCCCTATCTCACCCAAGCACTCCAGGCTACCACCCCATGTCATCTGACTTTGTCCAACACAGGCAGCTGGGGAAGGTGAGGTGCAAACATAAATGCAACCCCACATCCCACCCAGAGCCTGAACAATAGGCTGAGGTCCCAGGGGACAAGGGCAAAGGTTGTGGCTTTCCCAAATCACCCCCTCATGCCTACCTGATCCAGGAAGCCATTGCTCAGGGACAGATAGGGGGCAGGGTAGGTGACAAAGATGGAGGCTGTCTCCTTGGGACCAGTCACTGTCAGGTTCCCACCTGTATAGTTCTGTAGGGCATCTGCAGGGTCACCTTTGCTCATTCAAAACTGCTCTAAGGCACCCTTGCCCACACACAGGTGTCCCCAACCCTGTTCTCTCTGTTACCATGATAGAGAGCATACACCTATGCTCCAGAGGCACAGAAAGCAGATAGCAACTGCACCAAGGAGTAAATGGGAAACTTGGCCCAGGGGAGGCATCCCAGGAGGCACATGACCAGGGAGAAGGCTGGATTCAGGTGGGCCCCTTCAAggatcaagaaaagaaaaccaatatcCATTGTGTCACTGCCAGGCACTGTCACCAGGTAACACTGCTACTTCTCCCCACAACTCTTAAGAAGACAAATGTTACTCTTCCCATCATATAGATTAGGAAGTTGAGGCTCAaggaggttaagcaacttgtcaaggtcacacagtgaagcCAAGTTTGAACCTGGGTCTGTCTGCTCTTTCCACTACAGCACTTGACGCAATGTGTGCCTGGGGGACGAGCAGGTGAGGTCCTGAGCAAAGGTGAACCCCCAAGGGCTTAGGTGGGGGACAGAAGAGGAGAGTACTCACCCTTGATGCTTTGCCATAGATCTCCATCTATGTGAGTGGAGGATTAATGTGAAGAAGCGGGATGGCAAGATACAGAAAGGGAAGGGACTGGACTGGGCCAAAGGCATATCTCAGTCCAGATCACTGGTCAAGCTCAAGGAGATAATATCTATGAGTCACCAAAGGATCTGCCTTTTCACAATTACCACACTCAAGTACACAATCCTACCCCGTCTGATGACCAGACCTCACCCTCCTTACCTGAGACATTACCACTGATGTAGATGGCTAGCCTAACACCCAGAGAGCTAGCCAGAAACATGATGAAGAAGTTGCCTTTGGTTCCTCCACTGGTGACAGCCTGGGCCAAAGTCCCCTGTATGAGGAGCTGGTAGAGAgaaggaagatgaggaagaggGAACCAAGAATAAGGAGCCTGGTGGACCAACAGGAGAGAGAGACTGGGAAGGTGAGGGGAGTGGCCAAGAGAGATGAATGGACTTGAGAGATCAgcaagaaaaagcagaaagagggaaggggaaaaaatgggagaagcagagaaagagtAAAGAAAGGGGAGGAGGATAAGAGATGGAAAGGGACAGGCATAAAAATGAGGGAGTAGGAGAGGGATAAAAGGGACAAGAGcggggaaaaagagaaatgatggAGAGTTGAAGCGGGACACCAGGAGGAAGAGATAAGGATGCTAGGAGGAGCCAGAAACTTTTGCCCAcctcccctctttccttcccccaaTTACCCTGCCTACTGTGAGCACAAACACACCCAGATACTCTGGCCAGGCACTGCCGGGCCAGGATGCTGTGGATCTGAAGCCGGTCCTTGACTTGGGCCAGGGACTGAGTGTAGGCCATGGTGGGGACAACTTATCTCTGGTTACCACTCCCTCTGTCTGCATAGGTGCACTGCTGCTACACAGCTTCTGCCTGTCAGGGGCAAAGATAAGGAAAAGACTTTAAAACCAATTATCTCAGTTACTGAACAGCAGCTAATGTCTGTCTGTGCATGAGTGGAAGCTAGGGAGGGAGAAGGTCTATGGGCAGTCTCTGTGCACAACTAGAGCCTGGAGTTTGCCCAGCCTCTGTCTCCTCTGTCTCTCATGCCCAGTCCTCCCAGGAGGAGCCTCCCCTTACGCTGAAAAACTGGGAGGAGTAGGCTGCTTCATGTACATTAGTTCTCTTGGTGCTCAAGACAGCTGTGGAAAGTAGTATTGTACTATCGCTCCTGCTCTGCGGATGAGGATACTGAGAGAGCCTTAGAattccccaggccacacagctagttaatAGCTAAGTTTGAATTCAAATGCAGGTCTTCTGACTCTCCCTCTGATATTCCACAATGCCCCTCATGTGGAACGTGAAGTCTTCCCCCAAACCATTTGGATGCTTGGGAAATTCAATATGCCTCCAGAGAGACTGGGCTGAAGACCGCAGGCTGCAGGAATAAAACCCACATAAGGAATGCTTGTACTTTGATGCAGTCTCACCTTGACTAGAGAATGCTCTGTCTTTGTGTCTCTTGCCATGGCTCCAGATGAGGGCTTCATGCCCACGCTGAGCTCCACCTCCCCTTCTCTGGATGCTTGCCACTCTTATTCTGCTTAAGACAGCCACTTCCTACTTCTTCATATCTCAAGCCTCTAATTAAGATTCATTCAACTATGAATCAAGCTCTAGACCCTGGGGAAACAGTGGTAAACGAAACATAGCTCCTGCCCTCTTAGAGCTGATGCTCTAGTAGGTGGAAACAGACaatatacagattttaaaaatactgatataGTTTATGAGGTTCTTGAGAGCTGGGCTATATAACCCTGGGGGCTCTAGCACAGTCCTGGGCACATCTCTGTGAAATAATACTTCTTTACTGGCTTTAGCGGATATTATAGTGCTCCACCCAGGTCCCCTTTTCAGGGCTAATGCACCCACTCCCCAGCTGCTGGGAATAACAGATGCTGATAGCACTCAGCTGCTTCCCTCATGGCAGTGACTTCTGTGGCAGGGAACTGCTTCAGCCAAGGTCACGTGTCCTCCTATAGGATCCACATCAATGAATGGTTGATGCAGGGATTCAAAGACCGAGGGGAGTTTGGTAGCGTTATACATAGAACTGGATGCCGAGAGTGCTGGACCAAAGGAAGTGGAACATAAAGTTAGATGTGGAAGAATTTATTGATAAGGGAACACTCTCCTGGGATTTAGGATTTAAATCCTGGCAAGATCCGTGGGATGTGGGGTGAATACACTTCTAGGAGGCTTGGGGAAAATGATAGCTCATgctaagaaaagtaaaaatgcctAAACAAGTCATTTACATTGATGAACATTATTGAAAAAAGGGAGCATACTCAgacattttgaggatttttggaCAAAGGATCTGAACTAACATTGACAGCTGACAACCCAAAGCTGTACCACGACCCCTTGTTAGAGTAGGAGCATATGGGGTCCAGATAATAAATGGAGTCCTGGGCTCAGGTCTGGTTCACAGGATATTCACTGAGACCAAGGATCCACCAGGTGGTCACTTCCTTGACACCCCAACATATAATTGAAATGGACATTCTTTGAAGTTGCAGAACACTCATATTGGTTTCTTGACCTGTGGAGTAAGTGATGAAGGCCAACTAGAGGGCTGAGACTACCTCACaccaagataataaataaaaacaataccataTCCTAGGGTAAATGGAAGAGATTAGTGCCACCCTCAAAGATGTAAAGAACATAAGAGAGGTGGTCCCTTTCATACCACCAGTTTGGCTCCTACAAAAACCGGATAGATCATGGCAGATGGCAGTGGTCTACGGTAAAATTATTCAAATAGTAACTCCAATTGCAATTGTTGTGTCCCAAATGGTAACTTTATAGAGCAGTTTAATACAGCCTCTGGTTGGTAGTATGTAGCCATTAATCTGGTGAATATGTTATTTTGCATCCCAACCAGATCAGAAAGGAGGATCCCAAGGAATTTCATCCACGTGGGAAGTCTAGCGATAAACACTTATGGTCTTACCCCAGGACTATGTAAACTCTCTGGTCCTCTGTCATAATATAATCTGAAGGGAGCTTGACTATCTGGACATTTTGAAGAACATCATATTTGTCCACTATACAatggacccttgaacaacacaggtttgtaCTCCTTAGGTCCACTtacatgtagatttttttcattaaatatgtattacagtactacacgatctaCAGTTGGTTGAATGCGAAGATGCAGAACCACATATACAGAGAGctaactgtaaagttatacttggatttttttttttttttggatctgcgagacatgtgggatcttagctccctgaccagggatcgaacccgcaccccctccAGTGGttaaggcgaagtcttaaccactggacctccagggaagtccctggaggggACTTGGATTTTTGACTGGGCAGATGGTCAGAGGCCCTAACCTCTGCGTTGTGCAAGAGTCAGCTATATATATAACATCATGCCAATCagataagaagaggaagaaatggaagtaTATTGGAGGGCCTGGAAAGATAACATGTATTCAGAAGGTGGGAAACAATCCTATAAAGGTTCAGGAAACTGCCACCTTGGTAAAGTTTTGAGAGGTCCAGTGGTCTGGGACATGCTGGATATCCAATCTGAAGTAAAGGACTGATTATTGCATCTCCTACCTTCCACCACTGAGAAAAAAACACATCACCAATCTACTTAGGATTTGGGAGCGACGTATTTCACACTTGAGAATACAACTCTGACCATTGAAGGCTGTCAACTTCGAGTGGGGCCAAAGCAGAAAAGGCCTCTGCAGACATGTGACCCAGCAGACCCAGTGAGACTAGAGTATCTGTAGTAGGAAAAGATACCGTGTGTGGTTTGGCAAGCTCTAATAGGAGAATCATAATGTAGACCCACAGGGCTCTGGAGCAAAGCCATGCCATCTGCAGCAGAGATATACATACCTTTTGAAAAGCAGCTCTTACAGTGCTACTGGGCTCCAATAGAGACAGAGCATCTGATTACAATTCATCAAGTGACCAAGTAGCCAGAACTGCCCATCACAAGCTGGGCTCTGCCTAATTCTCCATGTCATTAGGAAGGGTGGGCCCAGCAAGAACACATTGTAAAATGGAAGTGACATCTTTGGG
Proteins encoded in this region:
- the AQP10 gene encoding LOW QUALITY PROTEIN: aquaporin-10 (The sequence of the model RefSeq protein was modified relative to this genomic sequence to represent the inferred CDS: inserted 1 base in 1 codon; deleted 1 base in 1 codon; substituted 2 bases at 2 genomic stop codons) yields the protein MAYTQSLAQVKDRLQIHSILARQCLAEYLGVFVLTLLIQGTLAQAVTSGGTKGNFFIMFLASSLGVRLAIYISGNVSGAHLNPAFSLVMCLLGCLPWAKFPIYSLVQLLSAFCASGAXVYALYHDALQNYTGGNLTVTGPKETASIFVTYPAPYLSLSNGFLDQVLGTWMLIVGILAILDTRNKGVPASVEPVVVGLLILAIRLSMGASCGFPINPAWDLDPRLFTYVAGWGPEVFSAGNGWWXGPLGRATLSTATHXWLVALHHPEHSEPAQDLECAQPEASASESPAATQVQESKL